The following coding sequences are from one Phycisphaerales bacterium window:
- a CDS encoding helical backbone metal receptor produces the protein MMDSVNGISTQGSRLISFCVLLILMTFQLIMHTSCAESSSPDDRNDLRVISLSPALTRTLEDMGFADVVVGCTPFCRPENQRAVIVGDLYEVDYEMMVRLDPTHVVVQATAAGPLPELHQLAESRGWGIGSWPVNNLADIRAVLAELPELLDGKGQQQSRKLIAAMDTIGAGAQRWSGRTLVVTGGQPLLAFGPDTYMGELLAGFGVPNALESGAWRTLSAEDVVRIDPKGVIVVGAAQGSAVVTIEMLPIDAVSQGRVVLLDHPEALIPSSRVIEVATALKKSIAQLAEADLQTSTSYE, from the coding sequence ATGATGGACTCTGTTAATGGCATCAGCACCCAGGGCAGCAGGCTTATTTCCTTTTGTGTGTTGCTGATTCTGATGACATTCCAGCTCATCATGCACACATCTTGTGCCGAGTCGTCGTCTCCGGATGATAGAAATGATCTGCGAGTTATCTCGTTGAGTCCTGCGTTGACGCGCACTCTTGAAGACATGGGGTTTGCTGATGTTGTTGTTGGTTGCACGCCCTTTTGTAGGCCTGAAAATCAACGAGCTGTCATTGTCGGCGATCTTTATGAAGTTGATTATGAAATGATGGTAAGGCTGGATCCCACGCATGTGGTTGTCCAGGCAACTGCCGCAGGGCCACTTCCTGAGCTTCACCAGTTGGCTGAGTCCCGGGGCTGGGGTATTGGGAGTTGGCCAGTCAACAACTTGGCTGATATTCGCGCCGTGCTCGCTGAGTTGCCAGAATTATTAGATGGAAAGGGCCAGCAGCAGTCGCGGAAACTGATAGCCGCGATGGATACGATTGGTGCCGGTGCACAACGCTGGTCTGGTCGGACTCTAGTTGTCACTGGTGGGCAGCCGCTCTTGGCGTTTGGTCCTGACACCTATATGGGGGAACTGCTGGCAGGCTTCGGCGTGCCGAATGCTCTGGAATCAGGAGCGTGGCGAACTTTGTCGGCGGAGGATGTGGTACGAATCGATCCCAAGGGCGTCATTGTGGTTGGAGCGGCTCAAGGGTCTGCTGTGGTTACTATTGAGATGCTTCCAATTGATGCGGTCTCTCAAGGGCGCGTCGTGCTACTTGATCATCCTGAAGCATTGATCCCCAGTAGTCGTGTCATTGAGGTGGCGACTGCGCTCAAGAAATCTATTGCCCAACTTGCAGAAGCGGATTTGCAAACGAGTACTTCTTATGAGTAA
- a CDS encoding ABC transporter ATP-binding protein, with product MTICVANLHVSYGRWRALHDVSCQAEAGKITVVVGPNASGKSTLLRTIAGVQRPSHGRITIRRRGSVRSIKRLSPKKRAAALAYVAQRPTISARFSVRQVVSLGRYALGRSEDRVDWAMEMVGLQQSLFHRPFAELSVGQQQLVAVARALAQLGPDPQKPFDMSGRYLVLDEPTAALDLKHVGAVSAVARMLADAGATVLMALHDLTLAAQAGDEAWLLSQGRLMAAGDVDQVLEPGQLSEVFGCGFRLVREVGGGSYLLPAAHL from the coding sequence ATGACCATTTGTGTAGCGAACCTGCATGTGAGCTATGGGCGATGGCGGGCCCTGCATGATGTCAGCTGTCAGGCCGAGGCGGGCAAGATTACCGTTGTTGTTGGCCCAAATGCGTCAGGAAAATCAACATTGCTCAGAACGATCGCTGGCGTGCAGCGACCGAGTCACGGCCGGATCACCATTCGAAGGCGAGGGAGCGTTCGTTCTATCAAGAGGCTCAGTCCAAAGAAGCGTGCAGCGGCTTTGGCCTACGTGGCGCAGCGCCCGACAATTTCAGCTCGCTTCTCAGTACGCCAAGTCGTTTCATTGGGGCGATATGCCTTGGGGCGGTCCGAAGATCGCGTAGATTGGGCCATGGAAATGGTGGGCTTGCAGCAAAGTCTTTTTCATCGACCTTTCGCAGAACTTTCTGTGGGGCAGCAACAATTGGTAGCCGTTGCTCGAGCGCTGGCTCAGCTTGGGCCTGACCCCCAGAAGCCATTCGATATGTCGGGGCGTTATCTCGTGTTGGATGAACCGACTGCAGCACTAGACCTCAAACATGTGGGGGCTGTGTCTGCTGTTGCACGAATGCTTGCAGATGCAGGAGCAACCGTTCTGATGGCTCTCCATGACCTGACCTTGGCTGCCCAGGCTGGTGATGAGGCTTGGCTCCTCTCTCAGGGCAGATTGATGGCTGCTGGAGATGTTGATCAAGTCCTTGAGCCTGGGCAGTTATCCGAGGTCTTTGGATGCGGTTTTCGTTTGGTAAGAGAGGTGGGTGGGGGCAGCTACTTACTGCCGGCCGCGCATTTGTGA
- a CDS encoding co-chaperone GroES — translation MAKVPQKKRMAIETVEPIGDRVLIRKDEDKKITKVGIHLPDKLEIPTLTGRIVAISAQIANDEDYPVAQYDKVLFNPKQGIPVDFEGDNRLFVIPIADVVAVFRKGD, via the coding sequence ATGGCAAAGGTACCCCAGAAAAAGCGTATGGCGATCGAGACTGTTGAGCCCATTGGAGATCGGGTTCTTATTCGCAAGGATGAGGATAAGAAGATTACGAAGGTTGGTATTCACCTGCCGGACAAGCTGGAGATTCCAACCCTCACTGGACGGATTGTGGCAATCAGTGCACAGATCGCCAATGATGAAGATTATCCTGTTGCTCAGTATGACAAAGTGCTCTTCAATCCCAAGCAGGGCATTCCTGTAGATTTTGAGGGTGACAACCGTCTCTTTGTCATACCAATAGCTGACGTGGTCGCCGTCTTTCGCAAGGGCGACTGA
- the aroA gene encoding 3-phosphoshikimate 1-carboxyvinyltransferase, which translates to MKVIPRHRQAFDIPVSVPGSKSLSNRAIVMAALAEGRSVLQGALRSDDTDGLLKSLNDLGVKSIYEGEELAIIGCSGRLPYGGEVHLGHGGTPSRFMMAVAMLASEAVGIDGSARMRERPIGQLSDFLSQMGCGIEFKSASDHLPLVITPPSPRDVISRLSIGEVDSSQFVSALLLIGAHLRDGLTLRYSKPLTSRPYIDMTLDLLRAWGQMPVVLPIDGQASCGGVFFVPPKNVAGRTYQIEPDASSALYFLAAAAMIPDAVCKVEGLSGHSTQPDMHVLEALSEMGAVVERQEASVTVRGPKELRGIEFDASSCPDGAVMLAVLAATAKTPSCISGLQTLKIKESDRITAIVTELNRLGADAQGGADWIQIKPQRFPETPVLIRTYDDHRMAMAFAVLGLWRGGLSIEDPACVRKSFPEFWTIFEMLIQ; encoded by the coding sequence ATGAAAGTTATTCCCCGTCATCGTCAGGCTTTTGATATCCCTGTGAGTGTGCCTGGATCAAAGAGCCTCTCAAATAGGGCGATCGTGATGGCAGCGCTGGCGGAAGGTCGATCCGTTTTGCAAGGAGCGCTGCGCAGTGATGATACGGATGGACTTCTCAAGTCGCTCAATGACCTTGGCGTGAAGTCAATCTATGAGGGTGAAGAGCTGGCGATCATTGGGTGCAGTGGTCGTTTGCCTTATGGTGGCGAGGTTCATTTGGGGCATGGGGGCACACCAAGTCGCTTTATGATGGCGGTTGCGATGCTCGCTTCGGAGGCGGTTGGAATAGATGGTAGTGCTCGTATGCGAGAGCGACCGATTGGGCAGCTCTCAGACTTCCTGAGTCAGATGGGCTGTGGCATTGAGTTTAAGTCTGCATCAGACCATCTGCCGTTAGTGATTACGCCGCCTTCCCCGCGTGATGTCATCAGTCGACTCTCTATTGGAGAGGTAGATTCAAGTCAGTTTGTATCTGCACTCTTGCTCATTGGTGCACATTTGCGAGATGGCTTGACCTTGCGGTATTCGAAACCATTGACAAGTCGACCATACATTGACATGACGCTGGATCTGCTCCGTGCTTGGGGGCAAATGCCTGTGGTACTTCCGATTGATGGGCAGGCTTCATGTGGTGGGGTTTTCTTTGTGCCTCCCAAGAACGTTGCTGGTCGAACCTATCAGATTGAGCCAGATGCAAGTAGTGCTCTCTATTTCCTTGCCGCAGCAGCAATGATTCCAGATGCAGTATGCAAAGTTGAAGGTTTGTCAGGGCACAGTACGCAACCTGATATGCATGTGCTCGAGGCTCTTTCAGAAATGGGCGCTGTTGTTGAACGCCAAGAGGCTTCCGTTACAGTGCGTGGCCCCAAAGAGTTGCGAGGTATTGAGTTTGATGCTTCAAGCTGCCCAGATGGGGCGGTCATGCTTGCCGTTCTTGCTGCGACTGCAAAAACGCCAAGTTGTATATCTGGATTGCAGACATTAAAGATCAAAGAAAGTGATCGTATTACGGCAATTGTTACCGAGCTCAATCGGCTTGGAGCTGATGCCCAAGGGGGGGCGGATTGGATACAGATCAAGCCCCAGCGATTCCCAGAAACACCTGTTCTGATCCGGACCTATGATGATCATCGGATGGCGATGGCTTTCGCGGTTCTTGGCCTTTGGCGGGGTGGTCTATCGATTGAGGATCCTGCCTGCGTCAGGAAGAGTTTTCCAGAGTTCTGGACGATATTTGAGATGCTGATTCAATAA
- a CDS encoding iron ABC transporter permease: MSKPHKRQDRLWWILALFVVAIAVCILRLLIDRTPQGEVSLAWPQAGPQGWAVFRWTALAVAAIVGCSLSTSGVMLQALLRNPLASPFILGLSAGAGLGVMIAMYIASEKPGVGDQMRVDAVPALVGALSVMCIVYLLAQRRGVLDPLTLILVGVIVSAICGAGIMCVQFLVPTGTRGEFMGWLMGSIPQIVSGPTLVIAGGIALGGVLIGLLMGRAMDTASLSDAEARSVGLWIGWLRLLLFCVAGILTAMTVALAGPIAFVGLVAPHVGRLLLGPKHGGLVIGSAFIGIALVVGADAARQGLDLGAGRMPIGVFTALLGGPLFLWLLLSGRGQA; this comes from the coding sequence ATGAGTAAGCCACACAAGAGACAGGACCGTTTGTGGTGGATACTCGCCTTGTTTGTCGTGGCCATCGCGGTCTGTATCTTGCGATTGCTTATTGATCGCACACCCCAGGGTGAGGTTTCTTTGGCATGGCCTCAAGCCGGCCCGCAAGGATGGGCGGTATTCCGCTGGACAGCACTCGCCGTTGCCGCCATCGTAGGCTGTAGCCTCTCCACCTCGGGCGTGATGTTGCAAGCCCTTCTTCGCAATCCTTTAGCATCTCCATTCATTCTCGGGCTTTCTGCGGGAGCAGGCCTTGGTGTGATGATTGCAATGTATATAGCGAGCGAGAAACCAGGCGTTGGCGATCAAATGCGTGTCGATGCTGTGCCCGCTCTTGTGGGCGCGCTCAGTGTGATGTGTATTGTCTATTTGTTGGCACAGCGGCGGGGTGTATTAGACCCGCTCACACTTATATTGGTTGGTGTCATTGTCTCTGCAATTTGTGGCGCCGGCATTATGTGTGTTCAGTTTCTGGTTCCAACTGGAACCCGCGGTGAGTTTATGGGTTGGCTGATGGGCTCAATACCTCAGATTGTTTCCGGCCCAACTTTGGTCATTGCAGGTGGCATTGCATTGGGCGGCGTTCTGATTGGGCTGCTGATGGGGCGTGCTATGGACACAGCATCGCTCAGTGATGCCGAAGCACGAAGTGTCGGGCTTTGGATTGGCTGGCTGCGGCTGCTCTTGTTTTGTGTTGCTGGAATTCTCACCGCGATGACTGTAGCGCTTGCGGGGCCAATCGCTTTTGTCGGTTTGGTAGCGCCGCACGTTGGTCGTTTGTTACTTGGGCCAAAGCATGGGGGGCTGGTGATTGGCTCGGCTTTCATAGGCATCGCTTTGGTTGTCGGTGCAGATGCGGCAAGACAGGGCCTCGATCTTGGAGCAGGGAGAATGCCGATTGGCGTCTTCACTGCTTTATTGGGTGGTCCGCTATTTCTCTGGTTACTCTTGTCGGGACGGGGGCAAGCATGA
- a CDS encoding ABC transporter ATP-binding protein translates to MDRSFWHFSRQLFRYRTLIIWAIIFAFISAAGLGVGLVSLGPVVAEIANPDAANSLRAQANNFNAADHMISIPQWLVSILPTDPFNGVLFMMAFLAVLTVIGGLANFLHLYLSKLVIIRTIANIRQDAFDQVIAMPLGRIISRGPSEFIARIIRDSTALQVGFNSLLSRALAQVTKGGAALIAAIVIDFRLVIVVIIVGPFLMYFLRKIGKRIRRGTRGSLEAQEDLLRVASESLQGMRAVKANTAEVRASRQFDSGNQKVVQNESKVALMRALSSPVVECLSVFVVGVLAIIAASQIINGTLDFDRFLLGIATIAIAGASFRPLAGLVNEIQAASAPASRLLDMLGEQPEVAKGFKAPVLARHCQSIHFSDISLSYPGADRSALEEVDVNIKFGQRVAIVGPNGSGKTTLVSLLPRLILPDAGSICIDGTDISGVDLKSLRLQIGVVTQETVLFRGTVAENISFGREGTTREEIIEAARRAHADEFINQLPGHYDADLAEQGASLSGGQRQRLAIARAILRDPTILILDEATSQIDAHSEAMINQALSEFCQGRTSLVIAHRLSTVLNADSIIVLDNGRVIDQGSHEELLSRCDTYRRLSHTQLQTTT, encoded by the coding sequence ATGGATCGATCTTTCTGGCATTTTTCAAGGCAGTTGTTCCGTTACCGCACCCTGATTATTTGGGCAATCATCTTCGCCTTTATCTCAGCTGCTGGTTTAGGTGTTGGGCTGGTTAGCCTCGGGCCTGTCGTTGCAGAAATTGCGAATCCCGATGCAGCTAATTCTTTACGAGCACAAGCCAACAACTTTAATGCGGCTGACCACATGATCTCTATTCCGCAGTGGCTGGTCAGCATCCTGCCAACGGATCCATTCAATGGTGTCCTCTTCATGATGGCATTCCTCGCCGTCCTGACTGTGATCGGCGGGCTGGCCAACTTCTTGCATCTTTACCTGAGTAAGCTGGTCATCATTCGAACGATCGCAAACATCCGACAGGACGCATTCGATCAAGTAATTGCTATGCCGCTTGGCCGAATTATTAGCCGTGGCCCCTCAGAGTTTATTGCGAGAATCATTCGCGACTCGACGGCCCTGCAGGTTGGCTTTAACTCTCTTTTGAGCCGTGCGCTGGCACAGGTGACAAAAGGGGGTGCCGCGTTGATTGCGGCAATTGTGATCGATTTTCGTTTGGTCATAGTGGTCATTATTGTTGGGCCGTTCCTGATGTACTTCCTTAGAAAAATTGGTAAGCGTATCCGTCGTGGTACGCGCGGTTCGTTGGAGGCGCAGGAAGATTTACTTCGCGTGGCCAGTGAATCCCTGCAGGGCATGAGAGCAGTCAAAGCGAATACAGCTGAAGTTCGGGCAAGCCGTCAGTTTGATTCAGGGAATCAGAAGGTGGTTCAAAACGAATCAAAGGTCGCATTGATGCGTGCGCTCTCCTCGCCAGTTGTCGAGTGCCTGTCAGTCTTTGTTGTTGGCGTGCTGGCGATCATTGCAGCTTCTCAGATCATTAATGGAACGCTCGATTTTGATCGGTTCCTGCTTGGCATCGCCACCATTGCCATTGCTGGTGCCTCTTTCCGGCCACTCGCTGGGCTTGTTAATGAGATTCAAGCAGCCAGTGCACCGGCGAGTCGCCTGTTGGATATGCTTGGAGAGCAGCCTGAAGTGGCCAAGGGATTTAAAGCGCCCGTATTGGCTCGGCATTGCCAATCGATACATTTTTCGGATATCTCTCTCTCTTATCCTGGCGCCGACCGAAGTGCGTTAGAAGAGGTCGATGTCAATATCAAATTTGGACAGCGTGTTGCCATTGTCGGGCCAAATGGCAGTGGCAAGACAACGCTGGTCAGCCTTTTGCCTCGACTGATTCTTCCCGATGCCGGTTCAATCTGTATTGACGGCACCGATATTTCAGGTGTGGACTTGAAGTCACTCCGTTTACAGATAGGTGTTGTTACCCAGGAGACCGTTCTCTTTCGGGGAACTGTCGCCGAGAATATTTCATTTGGGCGAGAAGGAACGACACGAGAGGAGATCATCGAGGCCGCTCGGCGGGCACATGCAGATGAGTTCATTAACCAGCTGCCAGGTCACTATGATGCCGACTTGGCTGAACAAGGGGCCTCACTCTCTGGTGGACAACGGCAGCGACTGGCCATTGCCCGGGCAATCCTTCGTGATCCCACCATTCTGATTCTCGATGAAGCAACCAGTCAGATTGATGCACATTCGGAGGCGATGATCAATCAGGCGCTCAGTGAGTTCTGTCAGGGCCGTACTTCTCTCGTTATTGCCCATCGATTGTCTACCGTTCTCAATGCTGATTCCATAATCGTTTTGGATAATGGACGCGTCATCGACCAGGGATCACATGAGGAGCTCCTTTCTCGTTGTGATACCTATCGCCGTTTGAGTCACACTCAACTACAGACGACGACGTGA